From the Acidicapsa ligni genome, one window contains:
- the purE gene encoding 5-(carboxyamino)imidazole ribonucleotide mutase, whose translation MSESTAIGPLVGVVMGSKSDYEVMVAAVEMLREFGVPHEVQVVSAHRTPDLLFAYAASAAGRGLRAIVAGAGGAAHLPGMLAAKTLVPVLGVPVPATALQGMDSLLSIVQMPKGIPVATFAIGRPGAANAGLFAVQMLAATDAGLAEKLTAWRAARTAEVLSQELPL comes from the coding sequence ATGAGTGAGAGTACGGCTATTGGCCCGCTGGTGGGCGTGGTGATGGGTTCGAAGAGCGATTATGAGGTGATGGTTGCTGCGGTAGAGATGCTGCGGGAGTTTGGGGTGCCTCATGAGGTGCAGGTGGTGAGTGCGCATCGGACTCCGGATCTGCTGTTTGCGTATGCGGCTTCGGCTGCTGGGCGCGGGTTGCGGGCGATTGTGGCGGGTGCGGGTGGTGCGGCGCATTTGCCGGGGATGCTGGCGGCCAAGACGCTGGTTCCTGTGCTGGGAGTGCCGGTACCGGCGACGGCGCTGCAGGGGATGGATTCGCTGCTGTCGATTGTGCAGATGCCAAAAGGGATTCCGGTTGCCACGTTTGCGATCGGGCGGCCTGGGGCGGCGAATGCAGGGTTGTTTGCGGTGCAGATGCTGGCTGCAACAGATGCTGGACTGGCCGAGAAGCTGACGGCGTGGCGGGCGGCGCGTACTGCTGAAGTGTTGAGCCAGGAGTTGCCGCTGTGA
- the purK gene encoding 5-(carboxyamino)imidazole ribonucleotide synthase — protein MSSGLVVQPGGLLAILGGGQLGRMTAMAARTMGYRVRVMDPDVNCPASFVVDEVVVGKWDDVAAAQRLATGADAVTLEIEQIGVAALSEVAGLAPLRPGVEPIRIIQDKILQKNWLAEHGFPVGAFRVVTSEVELQAALPELSGKVFLKTARGGYDGRGQWRLGFDGEAAEADVSAAWTGLGSRPAVAEMALDLDFEISVMAARSPSGEVRIYPAARNHHESQILAWSVLPAGISAELEERARGIARGIISKLELEGLLCVEMFITHSGELLVNELAPRPHNSYHQSERACATSQFEQLVRTSCNLPLGDTEVLVPAAIVNLLGDVWLDHEPDFAAALAVPGVRVHLYEKREAREGRKMGHLSATGATGGQALSRVLEAKGRL, from the coding sequence GTGAGTTCAGGACTAGTGGTGCAGCCGGGTGGGTTGCTGGCGATTCTGGGTGGCGGGCAGTTAGGGCGCATGACGGCAATGGCGGCTCGGACGATGGGATACCGCGTGCGGGTGATGGATCCCGATGTGAATTGCCCGGCCAGTTTTGTGGTGGATGAAGTCGTCGTCGGCAAGTGGGACGATGTGGCTGCTGCGCAGAGGCTGGCGACAGGCGCGGATGCGGTGACGCTGGAGATTGAGCAGATTGGCGTGGCGGCGTTGAGTGAGGTGGCGGGGCTTGCTCCGCTAAGGCCGGGCGTGGAGCCGATTCGGATTATTCAGGACAAGATTTTGCAGAAGAACTGGCTGGCGGAGCATGGCTTTCCGGTTGGTGCTTTTCGCGTGGTTACGAGTGAAGTTGAGTTGCAGGCTGCACTGCCGGAGTTGAGTGGCAAGGTGTTTCTCAAGACGGCGCGTGGTGGCTATGACGGGCGCGGGCAGTGGCGGCTTGGTTTTGATGGTGAGGCTGCTGAGGCGGATGTTTCCGCGGCGTGGACGGGGCTTGGTTCGCGGCCTGCTGTGGCGGAGATGGCGCTGGATCTGGATTTTGAGATCAGTGTGATGGCGGCGCGGTCGCCGAGTGGCGAGGTGAGGATTTATCCCGCGGCGCGAAATCATCATGAGTCGCAGATATTGGCGTGGAGTGTGTTGCCTGCGGGAATTTCGGCAGAGTTAGAGGAGCGGGCGCGGGGAATTGCGCGGGGAATTATTTCCAAGTTAGAGCTGGAAGGGTTACTTTGCGTCGAGATGTTTATAACTCATTCCGGGGAGTTACTTGTGAACGAACTTGCTCCTCGGCCGCATAACAGCTATCACCAGAGTGAGCGGGCTTGTGCTACCAGTCAGTTTGAGCAGCTTGTTCGGACGAGCTGCAATTTGCCGCTTGGGGATACGGAGGTTTTAGTGCCTGCGGCAATTGTGAATTTGCTGGGGGATGTGTGGCTCGATCACGAGCCTGATTTTGCAGCGGCGCTGGCGGTGCCTGGGGTTCGAGTGCATCTTTATGAAAAGCGTGAGGCCCGGGAGGGGCGGAAGATGGGGCATCTTTCGGCGACCGGGGCTACCGGGGGACAGGCGCTTAGCCGGGTGCTTGAGGCTAAGGGGCGGTTGTAG